A genomic stretch from Diabrotica undecimpunctata isolate CICGRU unplaced genomic scaffold, icDiaUnde3 ctg00002872.1, whole genome shotgun sequence includes:
- the LOC140432118 gene encoding uncharacterized protein: MNFIVKQRVFGDTRCWMYSIEWQKRGLPHAHILIWLVERIQPDQIDDIICAEIPDHEVDPDLHDVVTNNMIHGPCGAINPQSPCMVDGKCSKRYPRKLTAETVTGNDGYPLYRRRSPDDNGRTVTTKVKRMDFVVDNSWIVPYLPLILKRSRHIATLNTAIQL; the protein is encoded by the coding sequence ATGAACTTTATTGTTAAACAACGCGTCTTTGGAGATACTCGATGCTGGATGTATTCAATCGAATGGCAAAAGCGAGGCCTGCCGCACGCACACATTCTTATTTGGTTAGTGGAAAGAATTCAGCCTGACCAAATAGATGATATCATATGTGCCGAGATTCCTGATCATGAAGTCGATCCAGACCTACATGATGTTGTTACTAATAATATGATTCATGGACCGTGTGGCGCCATCAATCCCCAATCACCTTGCATGGTCGATGGAAAGTGCTCTAAACGATATCCACGGAAATTAACGGCGGAGACTGTCACTGGCAACGATGGGTATCCGCTGTATCGGCGTCGATCACCAGATGACAACGGTCGAACTGTCACAACGAAAGTGAAAAGAATGGATTTCGTTGTCGACAACAGTTGGATTGTTCCATATTTGCCACTTATTCTAAAACGTTCAAGACACATTGCAACGTTGAATACTGCAATTCAGTTATaa
- the LOC140432119 gene encoding uncharacterized protein, whose product MRVTLLNDTSAEDFSEQLLTIGNGQVPVDESSGLISFPNNFCNFVSSKDELINNVFPNSISNYKNNEWLSERAILAAKNKDVDDLNYIIQNKIIGTMPSFKSIDCVTNEDEATNYPIEFLNSLDVPGLPPHNLRLKVGSVVIMLRNINQPKLCNGTRFSG is encoded by the coding sequence ATGAGAGTTACATTGCTTAATGATACATCTGCTGAAGATTTCTCGGAGCAATTGCTGACTATCGGTAATGGTCAAGTACCTGTCGATGAATCGAGCGGATTAATATCATTTCCAAataatttctgtaattttgtCTCATCAAAAGACGAACTTATCAACAATGTATTTCCAAATAGTATTTCtaactacaaaaataatgaatGGTTGAGTGAGCGAGCAATTTTAGCGGCTAAGAATAAAGATGTAGATGACCTGAActacataattcaaaataagatCATTGGAACAATGCCTTCATTCAAATCTATTGACTGCGTCACAAATGAAGATGAAGCCACCAACTatccaattgaatttttaaactctttgGACGTGCCTGGCTTACCACCGCACAATTTACGCCTAAAGGTTGGCTCCGTAGTAATCATGCTTCGAAACATAAACCAACCAAAATTGTGCAACGGTACGCGTTTTAGTGGTTAG